A single window of Jiangella alkaliphila DNA harbors:
- a CDS encoding ATP-binding cassette domain-containing protein codes for MSAPLLQARELRKTFGHVQAVRGVDLEVSAGEVLSIVGDNGAGKSTLIKLLAGVYAPDPGGEIVVGGEVQQWAGPKDAIDAGIATVYQDLSLVDTRSVAANLFLGRELRRGPFVDHRAMIAEAERILHEFTFRLPSVKVPVSMLSGGQRQSVAIGRVLLQGAQLVILDEPTAALGVQESRRVIDVIARLRDAGKAVIVISHNLEQVWDVTDRFLALRLGRVAGIRAKEDTTVDEIVRLNVYGE; via the coding sequence ATGAGCGCCCCGCTGCTGCAGGCGCGCGAGCTGCGCAAGACGTTCGGCCACGTCCAGGCGGTGCGCGGCGTCGACCTGGAGGTCTCGGCCGGCGAGGTGCTGTCGATCGTCGGCGACAACGGCGCGGGCAAGTCCACGCTGATCAAGCTGCTCGCCGGCGTCTACGCGCCGGACCCCGGCGGCGAGATCGTGGTCGGCGGCGAGGTCCAGCAGTGGGCCGGGCCGAAGGACGCGATCGACGCGGGCATCGCCACCGTGTACCAGGACCTCTCGCTGGTCGACACCCGCAGCGTCGCGGCCAACCTGTTCCTCGGCCGCGAGCTGCGCCGCGGCCCGTTCGTCGACCACCGGGCGATGATCGCCGAGGCGGAACGGATCCTGCACGAGTTCACCTTCCGGCTCCCGAGCGTGAAGGTGCCGGTGAGCATGCTGTCCGGCGGCCAGCGGCAGTCGGTCGCCATCGGCCGCGTCCTCCTGCAGGGCGCCCAGCTGGTCATCCTCGACGAGCCGACCGCGGCCCTCGGCGTGCAGGAGTCGCGCCGCGTCATCGACGTGATCGCCCGGCTGCGCGACGCGGGCAAGGCGGTGATCGTCATCAGCCACAACCTCGAGCAGGTGTGGGACGTCACCGACCGCTTCCTCGCCCTGCGCCTGGGCCGCGTCGCCGGCATCCGCGCGAAGGAGGACACCACGGTGGACGAGATCGTCCGCCTCAACGTCTACGGCGAGTGA
- a CDS encoding ABC transporter permease, with translation MTTQPVVTLEEPRVRRRPADVALDYGLYAALVALIVYFSVASPYFWTQANLLNIGLAVSLNGIMAAAMTVALIAGQLDLSIGACLALSAVITAMAIQDLQLPALVAVLLAVGAALVVGLLNSALVIQVGINSIIVTIAVALTVRGVAQILTDGQAVAITDLSLQRFVNSRPLGIPTPLILLVVVFAVLFVLLQYTRTGWHVYAVGGNVIAAIRNGVAAKRIYFGVFLLTAGAAGLCGALSAGRAASGGPFFGATTEFDVLTAVLLGGVGLSGGAGRIERTLAGVLLIGVLNNGLTLLSVDTYVQATVRGAVFLLAVVLGAIAAKRMTR, from the coding sequence GTGACGACGCAGCCGGTCGTCACGCTCGAGGAGCCGCGGGTCCGGCGCCGTCCCGCCGACGTCGCGCTCGACTACGGCCTCTACGCCGCGCTGGTGGCGCTGATCGTGTACTTCTCGGTCGCGTCGCCGTACTTCTGGACGCAGGCGAACCTGCTCAACATCGGCCTCGCCGTGTCGCTGAACGGGATCATGGCGGCGGCGATGACGGTCGCGCTGATCGCCGGGCAGCTGGACCTCAGCATCGGCGCGTGCCTGGCGCTGAGCGCGGTGATCACGGCGATGGCGATCCAGGACCTGCAGCTGCCCGCGCTGGTCGCGGTGCTGCTGGCGGTCGGCGCCGCGCTCGTGGTCGGCCTGCTCAACAGCGCACTGGTGATCCAGGTCGGCATCAACAGCATCATCGTCACGATCGCGGTGGCGCTCACGGTCCGCGGCGTCGCGCAGATCCTCACCGACGGCCAAGCGGTCGCGATCACCGACCTCAGCCTGCAGCGGTTCGTGAACTCGCGGCCGCTGGGCATCCCGACCCCGCTGATCCTGCTCGTGGTCGTGTTCGCGGTGCTCTTCGTCCTGCTCCAGTACACACGGACGGGCTGGCACGTGTACGCCGTCGGCGGCAACGTCATCGCGGCGATCCGCAATGGCGTCGCGGCCAAGCGGATCTACTTCGGCGTCTTCCTGCTCACCGCCGGCGCGGCCGGGCTGTGCGGCGCGCTCTCCGCGGGCCGCGCCGCGTCGGGCGGGCCGTTCTTCGGCGCGACGACCGAGTTCGACGTGCTGACGGCGGTGCTGCTCGGCGGCGTCGGGTTGAGCGGCGGCGCCGGGCGGATCGAACGCACGCTCGCCGGCGTGCTGCTGATCGGAGTCCTCAACAACGGGCTCACGCTGCTGTCCGTCGACACCTACGTGCAGGCGACGGTGCGCGGCGCGGTCTTCCTGCTGGCGGTCGTGCTCGGCGCGATCGCGGCGAAGCGGATGACCCGATGA
- a CDS encoding substrate-binding domain-containing protein, with protein MAMRSHVALGAVVAASVLLSAGCAGDDAPAAQQSESEGGTWSAEEVAEATGTRAVVPLFAVPKDLPDLQLGFANPGLSYPFFAEWSTGMHDAAEFYGVALDEVDLAFKYETAMSAYEQMSVKQPAVIGSGGGAMNAAVVAAAAANGTDAVVIDGAVDGAADFGVSDAEVGSLAITTLAEAVDAKLATEWAGKELYIAGISAANCPPCDARVRQSFADAAAAWDIPEDRQVRLEPVGTDPTNNAADTFTDFLTAHPDAATIVVSYGDAPVVGALNAAKSADRTGDILAVASGGDSAGRTALRDPDNAGVLLGAIDFQPYSAGWNWVEAAIATHLGESFDEYAVTRVLTAENVDEFYPDDDR; from the coding sequence ATGGCGATGAGATCCCACGTCGCGCTCGGCGCGGTGGTCGCGGCGAGCGTGCTCCTGAGCGCCGGCTGTGCCGGCGACGACGCGCCCGCGGCGCAGCAGTCGGAGTCCGAGGGCGGCACCTGGTCCGCCGAGGAGGTCGCGGAGGCGACCGGCACGCGCGCGGTCGTCCCGCTGTTCGCGGTGCCGAAGGACCTGCCCGATCTGCAGCTCGGTTTCGCGAACCCGGGCCTGAGCTACCCGTTCTTCGCCGAGTGGTCGACCGGCATGCACGACGCCGCCGAGTTCTACGGCGTCGCCCTCGACGAGGTCGACCTCGCGTTCAAGTACGAGACCGCGATGTCAGCGTACGAGCAGATGTCGGTGAAGCAGCCCGCGGTGATCGGCAGCGGCGGCGGGGCCATGAACGCCGCCGTCGTGGCCGCCGCCGCGGCGAACGGAACGGATGCCGTCGTGATCGACGGCGCCGTCGATGGTGCGGCGGACTTCGGCGTCTCCGACGCCGAGGTCGGCTCGCTGGCCATCACCACACTCGCAGAAGCCGTCGACGCGAAGCTGGCCACCGAGTGGGCCGGCAAGGAGCTGTACATCGCCGGGATCTCGGCGGCGAACTGCCCGCCGTGCGACGCGCGCGTGCGCCAGTCCTTCGCCGACGCCGCGGCCGCGTGGGACATCCCCGAGGACCGCCAGGTCCGGCTGGAGCCCGTCGGCACCGACCCGACGAACAACGCCGCCGACACCTTCACCGACTTCCTGACCGCGCACCCCGACGCCGCCACCATCGTCGTGTCCTACGGCGACGCCCCGGTCGTCGGCGCGCTCAACGCGGCCAAGTCCGCCGACCGCACCGGCGACATCCTCGCGGTCGCGAGCGGCGGCGACTCGGCCGGCCGGACCGCCCTGCGCGACCCCGACAACGCGGGCGTCCTGCTGGGCGCCATCGACTTCCAGCCCTACTCCGCGGGGTGGAACTGGGTCGAGGCCGCCATCGCCACGCACCTGGGCGAGAGCTTCGACGAGTACGCGGTCACCCGGGTGCTGACGGCCGAGAACGTCGACGAGTTCTACCCGGACGACGACCGGTGA
- a CDS encoding LacI family DNA-binding transcriptional regulator, with product MSNYLNDVKPIAPATRERIEQAIADLEFVPNRAVKVMRGARAPAIGYVVSDSPDPFFVEVGRGIEDVAREHGLVVVSCNTEGSREYERSYITALAEMRVAGAIVMPSFERRDLPFRALRASGAGVVVLRDWDDDTCSITFDDDEGGRLAAAHLIELGHRDLVFLGGPGGEHQIEHRFAGAKAALRDAGLDPESLRRIDAASATVRDRVALADQVLALDPRPTAAFCASDSLALAMMNGLLRQGVQVPGDISIVGFNDVVAAQLAVVPLTTIAVPQYALGESAARLLLDELQPEHRHEQIVLGPQLVVRESTGTPRPR from the coding sequence GTGTCCAACTACCTCAACGACGTCAAGCCGATCGCCCCGGCCACCCGCGAGCGCATCGAGCAGGCCATCGCCGACCTCGAGTTCGTGCCGAACCGGGCCGTCAAGGTGATGCGCGGCGCCCGCGCACCCGCCATCGGCTACGTCGTGTCCGACTCGCCGGACCCGTTCTTCGTCGAGGTCGGACGGGGCATCGAGGACGTCGCGCGCGAGCACGGGCTGGTCGTCGTCTCGTGCAACACCGAGGGCTCGCGCGAGTACGAGCGCAGCTACATCACCGCGCTCGCCGAGATGCGCGTCGCCGGCGCGATCGTCATGCCGTCGTTCGAGCGGCGCGACCTGCCGTTCCGGGCGCTGCGCGCCTCCGGGGCCGGGGTGGTCGTGCTGCGCGACTGGGACGACGACACGTGCTCGATCACCTTCGACGACGACGAGGGCGGCCGGCTCGCCGCCGCGCACCTGATCGAGCTCGGCCACCGCGACCTCGTCTTCCTCGGCGGCCCCGGCGGCGAGCACCAGATCGAGCACCGCTTCGCCGGCGCCAAGGCGGCGCTGCGCGACGCGGGGCTCGATCCGGAGTCGCTGCGGCGCATCGACGCGGCGAGCGCGACCGTCCGCGACCGCGTCGCGCTGGCCGACCAGGTCCTCGCCCTCGACCCGCGGCCGACGGCGGCCTTCTGTGCGAGCGACAGCCTGGCGCTGGCGATGATGAACGGGCTGCTGCGCCAGGGCGTCCAGGTGCCCGGCGACATCTCCATCGTCGGGTTCAACGACGTCGTCGCCGCTCAGCTGGCGGTCGTGCCGCTCACCACGATCGCCGTGCCCCAGTACGCGCTGGGCGAGTCCGCCGCGCGGCTCCTGCTGGACGAGCTGCAGCCCGAGCACCGCCACGAGCAGATCGTGCTCGGGCCGCAGCTGGTCGTCAGGGAGTCGACAGGTACACCTCGACCTCGCTGA
- a CDS encoding CapA family protein, protein MPRRRRLVLVAGLAAAAVIVGAPLPEPPAGSVPTTGMPEPAPADPAPDATATTPPAAAGDETVRLAFAGDIHFEGDYRDVPADPASTLGPMSDVLSAADLAIVNLESALAVGGMPAAKELEDPANRFWFRTGPAALDVLARSGVDVVSVANNHGADFGPAGFIETIAAVETGSVAVVGAGRNERQAYAPYRVSVKGTDIAVHAADASRAESADPIWAAAPGTGPGLASARGPGADALAAAVRVSAQTDDLVVVYLHWGEEQNACPIESQQVLAGQLAEAGADIVVGTHAHIPLGAGLQGSTYVAYGLGNFYWYHGRESETGVLQLDVSGGVVVGDEWLPARFVPEGGGAIPLTGSVRTEAVREWHDLRGCTSLAPGPGPDPAAAGVAPGPPPDPVAPELPAFASSIEPIGPSVSAGMVSHTEGTCPVPLADLRHLVVTHVGFDGRARRGELVVHADVAADVVDVFATLYSARFPIERMLLVDEYGGDDNASMAANNTSGYNCRRVAGQSTWSNHAYGRAIDINPVQNPYVLGDVVLPPAGAPFLDVDRSSDAPALPGVIRDGDVVRQAFERIGWEWGGLFSDPDYQHFSAPDAP, encoded by the coding sequence ATGCCGAGACGTCGCCGGCTCGTTCTCGTGGCGGGCCTCGCCGCGGCCGCGGTGATCGTGGGCGCGCCGCTGCCCGAGCCGCCGGCCGGATCGGTTCCGACGACCGGCATGCCCGAACCCGCACCCGCCGACCCGGCCCCGGACGCCACCGCGACGACGCCGCCCGCGGCCGCCGGCGACGAGACGGTGCGGCTGGCCTTCGCCGGCGACATCCACTTCGAGGGCGACTACCGCGACGTGCCGGCCGATCCCGCCAGCACCCTCGGCCCGATGTCGGACGTGCTGAGCGCGGCCGACCTGGCCATCGTCAACCTCGAGTCGGCGCTGGCCGTCGGCGGCATGCCGGCCGCCAAGGAGCTCGAGGACCCGGCCAACCGGTTCTGGTTCCGCACCGGCCCGGCCGCTCTCGACGTCCTGGCCCGGTCCGGCGTCGACGTCGTGTCGGTCGCCAACAACCACGGCGCCGACTTCGGCCCGGCCGGCTTCATCGAGACCATCGCGGCCGTCGAGACCGGCAGCGTGGCCGTCGTCGGCGCCGGCCGGAACGAGCGGCAGGCGTACGCGCCCTACCGGGTCAGCGTCAAGGGCACCGACATCGCCGTCCATGCCGCCGACGCCTCGCGGGCCGAGAGCGCCGACCCCATCTGGGCGGCCGCGCCGGGGACCGGGCCGGGCCTCGCGTCCGCGCGCGGTCCGGGGGCCGACGCGCTCGCCGCCGCCGTCCGCGTGTCGGCGCAGACGGACGACCTGGTCGTCGTCTACCTGCACTGGGGCGAAGAACAGAACGCCTGCCCGATCGAGAGCCAGCAGGTTCTGGCCGGGCAGCTGGCCGAGGCCGGCGCCGACATCGTCGTCGGGACCCACGCGCACATCCCGCTCGGTGCCGGGCTGCAGGGCTCCACCTACGTCGCCTACGGTCTCGGCAACTTCTACTGGTACCACGGCCGCGAGTCCGAGACCGGGGTGCTCCAGCTCGACGTCAGCGGCGGCGTCGTCGTGGGCGACGAGTGGCTGCCGGCGCGGTTCGTCCCCGAGGGCGGCGGCGCGATCCCGCTGACCGGCAGCGTCCGCACCGAGGCGGTGCGGGAGTGGCATGACCTGCGCGGCTGCACGAGCCTCGCCCCCGGGCCTGGCCCCGACCCGGCGGCGGCCGGTGTCGCCCCCGGCCCGCCGCCCGATCCGGTCGCCCCCGAGCTGCCCGCGTTCGCCTCCTCCATCGAGCCGATCGGCCCGTCGGTGAGCGCCGGCATGGTGAGCCACACCGAGGGGACGTGCCCCGTCCCGCTCGCGGACCTGCGCCACCTCGTCGTCACCCATGTCGGGTTCGACGGCCGCGCCCGCCGCGGCGAGCTGGTGGTGCACGCCGACGTCGCCGCCGATGTCGTCGACGTGTTCGCCACGCTCTACTCCGCCCGGTTCCCGATCGAGCGGATGCTGCTGGTCGACGAGTACGGCGGCGACGACAACGCGTCCATGGCGGCCAACAACACCTCCGGCTACAACTGCCGCCGCGTCGCCGGCCAGTCGACGTGGTCCAACCACGCCTACGGACGCGCCATCGACATCAACCCCGTGCAGAACCCGTACGTCCTCGGCGACGTGGTGCTGCCGCCGGCCGGGGCGCCGTTCCTGGACGTCGATCGCTCGTCCGACGCCCCGGCGCTGCCCGGCGTCATCCGCGACGGCGACGTCGTGCGCCAGGCGTTCGAGCGGATCGGCTGGGAGTGGGGCGGCCTGTTCTCCGACCCCGACTACCAGCACTTCAGCGCGCCCGACGCGCCATAG